The following proteins are encoded in a genomic region of Anabas testudineus chromosome 13, fAnaTes1.2, whole genome shotgun sequence:
- the LOC113167443 gene encoding mitochondrial uncoupling protein 2-like, translating to MVSGAPADLAPTAAVKIFSAGTAGCVADLATFPLDTAKVRLQIQGESRSLLEGQKAQYRGVFGTIFTMVKTEGPRSLYNGLVAGLQRQMSFASVRIGLYDTMKQFYTSGSENVGIGTRLLAGCTTGAMAVAFAQPTDVVKVRFQAQVRLLESTSVSRYSSTIDAYKTIARDEGVKGLWKGCLPNIARNAIVNCSELVTYDVIKELILKNNLMTDNVPCHFTAAFAAGFCTTIVASPVDVVKTRFMNSVPGQYNGATNCALTMLIKEGPTAFYKGFIPSFLRLGSWNIVMFVSYEQIKRAVIGFKQHWDSPL from the exons ATGGTCAGTGGAGCCCCTGCTGATCTGGCTCCTACAGCCGCTGTCAAGATCTTTTCAGCCGGAACAGCTGGCTGTGTGGCCGACCTGGCCACCTTCCCACTGGACACAGCCAAGGTCCGACTGCAG atTCAAGGTGAATCCAGGTCCTTATTGGAAGGCCAGAAAGCCCAATACAGAGGTGTGTTCGGCACCATCTTCACCATGGTGAAGACCGAGGGCCCGAGGAGTCTGTACAATGGACTGGTGGCCGGGCTGCAGAGGCAAATGAGCTTCGCCTCAGTCCGGATCGGCCTGTATGACACCATGAAGCAGTTTTACACCAGTGGATCAGAGA ATGTTGGAATCGGGACCCGGCTCCTGGCAGGCTGCACCACGGGGGCGATGGCGGTGGCCTTCGCTCAGCCCACTGATGTGGTCAAGGTCAGGTTCCAGGCTCAGGTCCGCCTGCTTGAGAGCACCTCTGTTTCAAGATACAGCAGCACGATTGATGCCTACAAGACCATAGCTAGAGACGAGGGTGTTAAAGGGCTCTGGAAAG GTTGTCTGCCAAATATAGCTCGTAATGCTATTGTAAACTGCTCCGAGCTGGTGACATATGACGTCATCAAAGAGCTCATCCTGAAAAACAACCTGATGACAG ACAATGTGCCGTGTCACTTCACCGCAGCCTTCGCAGCAGGTTTCTGCACCACGATTGTAGCGTCTCCAGTGGATGTGGTAAAAACCCGCTTCATGAACTCGGTGCCTGGTCAGTACAATGGTGCTACCAACTGTGCCTTAACTATGCTGATTAAAGAGGGGCCCACAGCTTTCTATAAGGG aTTCATACCCTCCTTCCTTCGTCTGGGTTCCTGGAACATTGTGATGTTTGTGAGCTACGAGCAGATTAAGAGAGCTGTAATAGGATTTAAGCAGCACTGGGATTCTCCACTCTGA